A genomic segment from Desulfonatronum lacustre DSM 10312 encodes:
- the hisH gene encoding imidazole glycerol phosphate synthase subunit HisH: MLAILDYEAGNQTSVRRALDFLGIPCAITAEPGALLQADGVIFPGVGAAGQAMTELGDKGLDAVLREVVHTGKPLLGICVGCQILLDYSQENDTKTLSILPGECRRFDPTWKDEDGRNLIIPHMGWNGLRRKQECVLLNNVPDEAEFYFVHSYFPAPSPELVLATTFYGQEFASLFGRPGLWATQFHPEKSGRPGLTLLANFHAYCKEAAHAQ; the protein is encoded by the coding sequence ATGTTGGCTATTTTGGATTACGAGGCGGGGAACCAGACCAGCGTCCGCAGAGCCCTGGACTTCCTAGGCATCCCCTGCGCGATCACCGCGGAACCAGGCGCGTTGCTGCAAGCGGACGGGGTGATTTTCCCCGGGGTGGGCGCGGCCGGACAGGCCATGACCGAACTCGGCGACAAGGGGCTGGACGCCGTGCTCAGGGAAGTGGTCCACACGGGCAAGCCGCTTCTGGGCATCTGCGTGGGCTGTCAGATTCTGCTGGACTACAGCCAGGAAAACGATACCAAAACCCTGTCCATCCTGCCCGGGGAGTGCCGCCGGTTCGACCCGACCTGGAAGGACGAGGACGGACGGAATCTGATCATCCCGCACATGGGCTGGAACGGTCTGCGCCGTAAGCAAGAGTGCGTCCTGCTGAACAATGTCCCCGACGAAGCGGAATTCTATTTCGTGCACAGCTACTTCCCCGCACCGTCGCCGGAGCTGGTCCTGGCCACGACCTTCTACGGGCAAGAGTTTGCCTCGCTTTTCGGTCGGCCCGGACTCTGGGCCACCCAGTTCCATCCGGAAAAGAGTGGTCGCCCCGGCCTGACCCTGCTCGCCAACTTTCATGCCTACTGCAAGGAGGCGGCCCATGCTCAGTAA
- a CDS encoding patatin-like phospholipase family protein produces the protein MREGDLISRRRFLGGAVTVAASLPFSAMAGGRSGETPWSGLTVGLALGSGGANGLAHIPMLEVFDDLGVVPKMIAGTSIGAVIGALYASGLSGEDLRRLALDFASEDRHIMSTLIRGSAGLSLLDLIRPDLDNGGLLDSQGFLDFLREKVRVSTFEELAIPLMVVAADYWKREQVVLGQGPLIPAIKASMAVPGLFAPVELDGRLLVDGGTVNPLPFDLLHDRCDLVVAVDVSGGAAGPTEPAEPAEPAEDKPDALDSLFNTFEIMQRAITAEKLKNRAPHIFVRPETSGVRLLHFHKAEQIFTQSEPAAEALRAALREHLSGEPGS, from the coding sequence GTGCGAGAAGGAGATTTGATTTCCCGTCGCCGCTTTCTGGGCGGAGCCGTGACCGTTGCCGCTTCCCTGCCTTTCTCCGCCATGGCCGGGGGCCGGTCCGGAGAAACGCCTTGGAGCGGCTTGACCGTCGGCCTGGCCCTCGGCTCCGGCGGGGCCAACGGCCTGGCCCATATTCCCATGCTCGAAGTCTTCGACGACTTGGGCGTCGTCCCCAAGATGATCGCCGGGACCAGCATCGGAGCCGTGATCGGGGCCCTTTACGCCTCCGGCCTTTCCGGAGAGGACCTGCGTCGGCTGGCCTTGGACTTCGCCTCCGAGGACAGACACATCATGAGTACCCTGATCCGGGGCAGCGCGGGGTTGAGCCTGTTGGACCTGATCCGCCCCGATCTGGACAACGGAGGGCTGTTGGACAGTCAGGGGTTTCTCGATTTTCTGCGCGAAAAGGTCCGCGTTTCCACCTTCGAGGAGCTGGCCATCCCCCTGATGGTCGTGGCGGCGGACTACTGGAAGCGGGAACAGGTTGTCCTGGGCCAGGGGCCGCTGATCCCGGCGATCAAGGCCAGCATGGCCGTTCCCGGCCTGTTCGCCCCAGTGGAGCTGGATGGACGCCTGCTGGTGGACGGCGGCACGGTGAACCCGTTGCCCTTTGACCTGCTCCACGACCGGTGCGACCTGGTCGTGGCCGTGGACGTTTCCGGCGGGGCGGCGGGACCAACGGAACCGGCGGAACCGGCGGAACCGGCCGAGGACAAGCCCGACGCGCTGGACTCCCTGTTCAACACCTTTGAAATCATGCAGCGGGCCATCACCGCGGAAAAGCTGAAAAACCGTGCGCCTCACATCTTCGTTCGCCCGGAAACATCCGGGGTTCGTCTGCTGCACTTCCACAAGGCTGAGCAGATTTTCACGCAATCCGAACCTGCCGCCGAAGCACTGAGAGCCGCCCTGCGCGAGCACCTTTCAGGCGAACCGGGTTCGTGA
- the dnaJ gene encoding molecular chaperone DnaJ, producing the protein MAGRKDFYDVLGVARDASEDEVKKAYRRLAMKYHPDRNPDDPQAEVRFKEAAEAYEVLRDPQKRAHYDRFGHEGLNNSGFQGFRSNEDIFSTFSDIFGEFFGFGSRGPRPQAGADLRYNLSLAFRDAAKGTEVELQIPRNEVCGDCEGTGAAPGTRAETCKHCGGQGQMIQNQGFFRLAVTCPVCQGQGEIITSPCRACHGRGIARKTRELKVRIPAGVDNGSRLRLRGEGEPGLHGGPPGDLYVVVHVEEDKVFRRQGQNLVVKKEISFVDAALGARIEVPTLDEPVPMDVSKGTQSGHVFQISGMGLPHLGSTQRGDLLVEVQVKTPTKLTGKQEELLREFARLEEDRPMKKVKRFFNKAKDAVKG; encoded by the coding sequence ATGGCCGGTCGCAAGGATTTTTACGACGTTCTCGGCGTGGCCCGTGACGCTTCGGAAGACGAAGTCAAGAAGGCCTATCGTCGTCTGGCCATGAAATACCATCCGGACCGCAACCCGGATGATCCGCAAGCCGAAGTCCGATTCAAGGAGGCCGCGGAAGCCTACGAAGTGTTGCGCGATCCACAGAAGCGCGCCCACTATGACCGCTTTGGCCACGAAGGCCTGAACAACTCCGGTTTCCAGGGCTTCCGGAGCAACGAGGATATTTTTTCCACGTTCAGCGATATTTTCGGCGAATTTTTCGGATTCGGCTCCCGAGGTCCACGCCCTCAGGCCGGCGCGGACTTGCGGTATAATTTAAGCTTGGCGTTTCGCGACGCGGCCAAGGGGACGGAGGTCGAACTCCAGATCCCGCGCAATGAAGTCTGCGGTGACTGCGAAGGCACCGGCGCGGCACCGGGCACCCGGGCCGAGACGTGCAAGCATTGCGGCGGTCAGGGGCAGATGATCCAGAATCAGGGTTTTTTCCGTCTGGCCGTGACTTGCCCGGTTTGTCAGGGCCAGGGCGAAATCATCACCTCTCCTTGCCGGGCCTGCCATGGACGGGGGATTGCCCGCAAAACCAGGGAACTGAAGGTCCGGATCCCCGCCGGGGTGGACAACGGCAGCCGCCTGCGGCTGCGCGGCGAGGGCGAACCGGGTCTGCACGGCGGACCGCCGGGCGATCTGTACGTGGTCGTCCATGTGGAGGAAGACAAGGTCTTCCGGCGTCAGGGGCAGAATCTGGTGGTCAAGAAGGAAATCAGCTTCGTGGACGCGGCCCTGGGAGCGCGCATCGAGGTGCCCACCCTGGATGAGCCGGTGCCCATGGATGTTTCCAAGGGCACCCAGAGCGGGCATGTTTTTCAGATTTCAGGCATGGGCCTGCCCCACCTGGGCAGCACCCAGCGCGGGGATCTGCTGGTGGAGGTTCAGGTCAAGACCCCCACCAAGCTGACCGGCAAGCAGGAGGAACTGCTTCGGGAGTTCGCCCGCCTGGAGGAGGATCGCCCCATGAAAAAGGTCAAACGGTTTTTTAATAAGGCCAAAGACGCGGTCAAAGGATAA
- the hisF gene encoding imidazole glycerol phosphate synthase subunit HisF, which yields MLSKRIIPCLDVRDGRLTKGVKFKGNVDIGDPVDMAKFYSDEGADELVFYDITASSEGRGIMLRVVEEVASKTFIPFSVGGGIRNVADMRAVLLAGAEKISVNSAAVRAPEIISQGATAFGSQCVVVGMDVLKVAVTPEIPSGYEVVIHGGRTPTGMDALAWAKRVQELGAGEICLNSIDADGTKEGYELTLTRLIADSVSIPVIASGGAGKPEHMADALTQGLASAALIASIVHYGEYTIRGIKDILANQGIKVRQVW from the coding sequence ATGCTCAGTAAGCGAATCATTCCCTGCCTGGACGTTCGGGACGGGCGGCTGACCAAGGGCGTGAAGTTCAAGGGCAACGTGGATATCGGCGACCCGGTGGATATGGCCAAGTTCTACTCCGACGAAGGGGCGGACGAACTGGTTTTCTACGACATCACGGCGTCCAGCGAGGGCCGCGGCATCATGCTCCGGGTGGTGGAGGAAGTGGCCTCCAAGACGTTCATTCCCTTTTCAGTGGGCGGCGGCATCCGCAACGTCGCGGACATGCGGGCCGTGCTCCTGGCTGGCGCGGAAAAGATCTCCGTCAATTCCGCGGCGGTGCGCGCTCCGGAGATCATCTCCCAGGGCGCGACGGCCTTTGGCTCGCAGTGCGTGGTGGTGGGCATGGACGTGCTCAAGGTGGCCGTCACCCCGGAGATCCCTTCCGGTTACGAGGTAGTGATCCACGGCGGGCGGACGCCCACGGGGATGGACGCCCTGGCCTGGGCCAAGCGGGTCCAGGAACTGGGCGCGGGAGAAATCTGCCTCAACTCCATCGACGCCGATGGGACCAAGGAAGGATATGAACTGACCCTGACCCGGCTGATTGCCGACTCCGTGTCCATCCCGGTGATCGCCTCCGGCGGAGCGGGCAAACCCGAGCACATGGCCGACGCCTTGACCCAGGGCCTGGCCTCCGCCGCCCTGATCGCATCCATCGTGCACTACGGCGAATATACGATCCGGGGCATCAAGGACATCCTGGCAAACCAGGGGATCAAAGTCCGCCAGGTTTGGTGA
- a CDS encoding fatty acid--CoA ligase, whose translation MHPLQQLLIKNLFQAPLQDHPDQEIVYGETLRFSYAQFRERVARLAGMLLARGVKAGDTVAVMDYDSHRYLECYYAVPMIGAVLHTINIRLSPEQMVFTIGHAEDDVILVNADFLPLLEQIKGRLDTVREYILLTDTDASPRTSLPLSGEYEALLAAAEPLADFPDLDEDTRATTFYTTGTTGLPKGVFFSHRQLVLHTLAGLTALSSNATQGRFHREDVYMPITPMFHVHAWGIPYMATLLGVKQVYPGRYIPEVLARLISTEKVTFSHCVPTILHMLLSDPKCASYDLSGWQVVVGGAALPKAVCKAALDRGVDVFTGYGMSESCPILTLTHLSDAELLQDQESQIALRTRTGRPLPLVRLRRVDDADREAPDDDKTPGALQVRAPWLTRSYLKDDRNSEKLWTDGWMNTGDVACRDASGSLRITDRTKDVIKVGGEWLSSLELEDIILRHSDVAEAAVIGKPDLRWGETPLALVVPKQGATPPEKRIAHHVKSFVDKGVLPKEAVLVKVRLVEAIAKTSVGKTNKVALREMYLKDGE comes from the coding sequence ATGCATCCATTACAGCAACTGCTGATCAAGAATCTCTTTCAGGCCCCCCTTCAGGATCACCCGGATCAGGAGATCGTCTACGGCGAAACCCTGCGTTTCAGCTACGCCCAGTTTCGCGAGCGGGTGGCCCGGTTGGCGGGGATGCTTTTGGCCCGGGGGGTGAAGGCCGGGGACACCGTGGCCGTCATGGACTACGACAGCCATCGCTACCTGGAGTGCTACTACGCCGTGCCGATGATCGGCGCGGTGCTGCACACCATCAACATCCGCCTTTCCCCGGAGCAGATGGTCTTCACCATCGGGCACGCCGAGGACGACGTCATTCTGGTCAACGCCGACTTCCTGCCCCTGCTGGAGCAGATCAAAGGGCGGCTGGACACCGTGCGCGAGTATATTCTGCTCACGGACACCGACGCATCCCCCCGGACATCCTTGCCCTTGTCCGGCGAGTACGAGGCCCTGTTGGCCGCCGCCGAACCGCTGGCCGACTTCCCGGATTTGGACGAAGACACCCGGGCCACCACCTTCTACACCACCGGCACCACGGGGCTGCCCAAGGGCGTCTTCTTCAGCCATCGACAACTGGTTCTGCACACTTTGGCCGGACTGACCGCCCTGAGTTCCAACGCCACCCAGGGCCGTTTCCACCGCGAAGACGTGTACATGCCCATCACGCCCATGTTCCACGTCCACGCCTGGGGCATCCCCTACATGGCGACCCTGCTCGGGGTGAAGCAGGTCTATCCGGGCAGGTATATTCCCGAGGTCCTGGCCCGGCTGATCAGCACGGAAAAGGTCACCTTCAGCCACTGCGTGCCGACCATCCTGCACATGCTGCTTTCCGATCCCAAGTGCGCGAGCTACGATCTGTCGGGCTGGCAGGTGGTCGTCGGCGGGGCGGCCTTGCCCAAGGCCGTGTGCAAGGCCGCCCTGGACCGGGGCGTGGACGTTTTCACGGGGTACGGCATGTCCGAATCCTGCCCCATCCTGACGCTGACCCACCTGTCCGACGCCGAGCTGCTCCAAGACCAGGAAAGCCAGATCGCCTTGCGCACCCGCACCGGACGCCCCCTGCCCCTGGTCCGGCTACGCCGCGTCGACGACGCCGACCGGGAAGCGCCCGACGACGACAAAACGCCCGGAGCCCTGCAAGTGCGGGCACCGTGGCTGACCCGTTCCTACCTCAAGGATGACCGCAATTCGGAAAAGCTGTGGACCGACGGTTGGATGAACACCGGGGATGTGGCCTGCCGCGACGCCTCGGGCAGCCTGCGCATCACGGATCGGACCAAGGACGTGATCAAGGTCGGCGGAGAATGGCTCAGCTCCCTGGAACTGGAGGACATCATCCTGCGTCACTCGGACGTGGCCGAAGCCGCGGTGATCGGCAAGCCGGACCTGCGCTGGGGAGAAACGCCCCTGGCCCTGGTGGTGCCCAAGCAGGGAGCCACGCCGCCGGAAAAAAGGATCGCCCATCACGTCAAGAGCTTCGTGGACAAAGGCGTGCTGCCCAAGGAGGCCGTGCTGGTCAAGGTTCGCCTGGTGGAGGCCATTGCCAAGACCAGCGTGGGCAAGACCAATAAAGTCGCCCTGCGGGAGATGTATCTGAAGGATGGGGAGTAA
- the rpoZ gene encoding DNA-directed RNA polymerase subunit omega: MARITVEDCLQQVDNRFLVVQMAIKRVQQYRKGYHPLVESDNKDIVTALREIAAGKVLPAEDIKEAGIVGLTK, encoded by the coding sequence ATGGCCAGAATTACCGTGGAAGACTGCTTGCAGCAGGTGGACAATCGATTTCTCGTGGTGCAGATGGCCATCAAGCGGGTCCAGCAATACCGCAAGGGGTATCATCCGCTTGTGGAGAGCGACAACAAGGATATCGTCACCGCGTTGCGTGAAATTGCCGCGGGCAAGGTGCTGCCCGCCGAGGACATTAAGGAAGCCGGCATCGTCGGCCTGACGAAGTAA
- the moaC gene encoding cyclic pyranopterin monophosphate synthase MoaC, giving the protein MDDKFSHLTEDGELTMVDVGTKEQTQRLAMARGEVVLSAKTLDLLMAKALPKGDVLATAKIAGIMAAKKTAELIPLCHSLNLSYVDLRFAVDVQRQRIVIDSEIRCTDRTGAEMEALMAVQMAAMTIYDMCKAVQKDIVIGPCRLIHKAGGRGGTYDAIPDDDLD; this is encoded by the coding sequence ATGGACGACAAATTTTCGCATCTGACCGAAGACGGCGAACTGACCATGGTCGACGTGGGAACCAAGGAGCAGACCCAGCGCCTGGCCATGGCCAGGGGCGAGGTGGTGCTTTCCGCCAAGACCCTGGATCTGCTTATGGCCAAGGCCCTGCCCAAGGGCGACGTCCTGGCCACGGCCAAAATCGCCGGGATCATGGCGGCCAAGAAGACCGCGGAATTGATTCCCTTGTGCCACAGCCTGAATCTGTCCTACGTGGATTTGCGATTCGCCGTGGACGTCCAGCGGCAACGGATCGTGATCGACTCGGAAATCCGTTGCACGGACCGCACCGGGGCCGAGATGGAGGCCTTGATGGCCGTGCAGATGGCCGCCATGACCATTTACGACATGTGCAAGGCCGTACAGAAGGACATCGTCATCGGCCCCTGCCGCCTGATCCACAAGGCCGGAGGCCGGGGCGGGACCTATGACGCCATACCGGACGACGATCTCGACTAG